TTACAAGTACATTTAATTTACTATAAATTAATGCAAGTAAGAGCATAGTTAGTGTACATGTCTATATCAATACTACTTGTAGATACACCTAATTTGCGATAAATCATTGTACGTTTAGATTAAACCTTTGACTGGTTAAGATGGTTAATGTGCATGTCAATACCACTTACAAGtatatttaatttgttgttagCATAGTTAGTGGACATCTTAGTACTACTTAACAGGAGTGTTAAAAAAACTCGATAACctgaaaaaaccgatcaactcAAGCCAACTATACGATTTGAATTgtgttcaaataaatgaaaattttatggatttgaATTAGTTCATGGATTTTCCTAATATAATTTAAACCAATCCGATCCaacttgaatttattattaacttaaaaaaatatattttcctcTCGCTGGTAAAACTAAATAAGTATatcgattttaattttatttaatttcaatattttttgaataatttatttacatttttgctttttttaataaaatttttaaaaaataatccgATTAAGTGAATTAATCAACCAAATATTTAGATTAGAttgattgaaaaaatttacaagttaagatctaaaaaaatttcaatccaACTCAACTCATGAACACACGCTGCTACTCGGGGGTGCACTTAATTTGCAgaagaaaaaatggaagaaaatcaTTTTCGTATTTATTTAGGCATACCaaagggaaagaaagaaaaatcagaAATTAAAAATGGGAGTGCTCGAAACTATAGAAGGCGAAAAATCCAGAAGGCGCTTAGAACCAATCCAGGGCTTCACAATCACAACCGAGTCAAAAATTTTGCTCTCCCCATTTTGAATCCCCAAAATTCTCAAATAGTATTTAATTCCCGACACCACCTGCCTCTCCGCCGCAATCACCGCCGCGAACTTCACCTTTCCTCCGCCGCCTCCCATCCGATGATTGTACTCCTCCACGCTGAATCTTCCTAATCGCTGTACCTCCTCATTCCTCTTCACGTCTTTGATCTCCA
This genomic window from Benincasa hispida cultivar B227 chromosome 4, ASM972705v1, whole genome shotgun sequence contains:
- the LOC120076532 gene encoding cysteine proteinase inhibitor 4, yielding MGKTKLSVMAAVAVALVAAAVVAEGYGGRVGGRMEIKDVKRNEEVQRLGRFSVEEYNHRMGGGGGKVKFAAVIAAERQVVSGIKYYLRILGIQNGESKIFDSVVIVKPWIGSKRLLDFSPSIVSSTPIFNF